AAAACGGGGCGGCCAAGGTTTATTCTGTGGACGTGGGATATGGACAACTGGCCTGGTCGTTGCGCCGGGATCCCCGCGTTGTTAACCTGGAACGGACCAATATCCGGTACCTGGAGAAAGAAAAAGTTCCCGATAATATAGAAGTAATTACAATAGATGTTTCCTTCATATCTTTGAACAAGGTGCTGCCCAAGGCTTATGAATTATTGCAACCTGAAGGTCAGGTTATAGCCCTGATTAAGCCCCAGTTTGAAGCGGGCCGGGAAAAGGTTGGGAAAAAAGGGGTCGTAAAAGACCCAGCGGTTCATGTAGAAGTAATTGAAAAGGTTATCACCGGCGCCCAGGATTTGGGTTTTGTTCCTGTTGGTCTGACCTTTTCACCGGTCAAGGGACCGGAAGGAAATATTGAATACCTTTTGTTACTTGAAAAGCCGGCAAACCCCCGGGAATCAACTGTAGATATCGATGCCTGGAACATTGTTCTGCAGGCTCAGCATGACTTTGACAAAAACAATTGAATTCAGATAAATATTTTTTTATTATGTACATATAATATTGTATACAATATATTTTATTTGGGGGTATTTTTTATGGATTATCTTCTAACTTGGAGTGAAGGTGAAGAGGTTGGATACAAATTGCTTTCGCGCCATCAGTTGAAAGGGCTTAAGATAGAATCCGATAAAAGATATTCCCTTACAGAGTTGAAAACAGGTAGAGAAATTAGCGATATTAAAGGGTTCATTGAGGAAAACAAATAAAGAAGGGTAAAGTAAAAGCTAGCCTTTTGGCTAGCTTTTATACACTGGAAGATTCGCCCGATTCGAAGTTAATATTAAATTCATGATTCATTTGATCTTTATATATAACTTTGTTGATTTTTATTCCCTTTTTGATCTCAAAAAGCAGGAGACCGCCTCCTCGGTAATCAGGCGGCAGCGTAACTTTGCGGAAAGCGCCTTTGCCCGTTACAGATTCAGTAATTTCGGAATACTTGTAAGTGGTATTATCTATGGCGACCAGGGTAACATAATCCGGTGAGATGGGGACGTTCTGCTGAGACTTATTTATAACAATAACTGATAAACCGACAATATCATAACCCTCTTTGGTGGCAAGCATATTCTTGGGAAATGTTTTCAACTCCCTGCTCACTTCCAGGGTTATGCCGTCTTTTTGGGCAGTTAGGTGGTTAGTATTGGGAGTTGTGTCAGGTTTTGGCGCCGGAACTTTGCTGCCGGTGCATCCTGCCAGCAGGAAGGCCACACATAAAATTATGATAATGTATTTTTTCATACGTTAAACACTCCTTATCAGAATATAAGTGTTTTACCAAATGAGCTGTTTTTATTATATTCGACGTTATCTCACAATATCCTTGGTAAACAAACAAAAAATTTATCACAAGGACTTCTGTTATTTCTGTAGAATATTACCTGTTGGAGGGAATCCAGGTTGCAAAAAATAGGCTTGATTGTAAATCCAGGAAAACCAAAGGTTTCCGTTCTGGCGGAAGAAATTGCTGACTGGCTGCAGGCTAAAGGAAAGCGGGTTATTTTGGGGACTATCGGGCAAGGGCCCCAGCCCGAAAGCATCAGTAACGAAATGACTATTCGCGAATGTGATTGCGCCATTGTTCTTGGAGGAGACGGGACCCTTTTGCATACTGCCCGTAATAAAACCCTGGTGGGAATACCACTTTTTGGTATCAACCTGGGACATTTAGGCTTTCTGACGGAAGTGGAAGTTAACGATGTTATACCTTCCCTGGAGAAACTCGTCGCCGGGGACTTCCAGGTGGAAGAGAGAATGATGCTGAAGGCGACGGTTGTCAGGGATGGTCGGCCTTTGGAACAGTTTTTTGCTTTAAATGATGCTGTCGTTACCAAGGGCGCTTTTGCCCGGCTGATTAGGCTGGAAACATACATTAATGACAAATTTTTCGATGTATTTCCCGCTGACGGCTTAATTATTTCCACGCCTACGGGTTCCACAGCCTATTCCCTTTCTGCCGGAGGCCCTTTGGTTATGCCACACTTGGACCTGATGATTGTCACACCCATCTGTCCACATACTCTTTATTCCAGGCCTTTGGTAATCCACGGGGACAGTCAGGTACGGACTGTTATTTGTTCGAAACAGGGGGAAATCATGCTGACCCTGGATGGCCAGGACGGGTACCCGGTAAAACACCTGGATGAAATCATCATTGAAAAGGCCGAATGTACGACAAAGCTGCTAAAATTAAACAACCGTACATTTTTTGAGATACTTCGTGCGAAAATGAAGGAAGGCGGCAGCACCGATGTTTGAAATGATAGCGAGTCCGGTAAAAGTTGCACATTTACTGATGGGCAACAAAATTGGTCCGGGCGCGACAGTAATCGATGCCACTGTGGGAAACGGGTATGATACATTGTTTTTAGCTGAAGCCGTTGGCGTTGTAGGAAGGGTTTACGGTTTCGACATTCAGGCTGAGGCTATCGAAAACACAAAGCTTCGCCTGCTAAAAGAAGGGTTACTTGAACGGGTCCTGTTATTTCACGAAGGCCATGAGAATCTCGCCCATAGAGTAACAGAGAACATCGACGGGATAATGTTTAACCTAGGTTACCTGCCTGGCGGTGACCACCGGGTTATCACGAAACCCAGCACCACCATTATGGCCCTGGAAGGTGCTTTAAAGCTACTGAAACCGGGGGGGCTAGCTACAGTTGTTGTGTATCCAGGGCATGAAGGCGGCGCCGATGAGGCTCAGGCTTTGGACGAATATGTTGCGCACTTGCCGAAAAATACATACAGTTGTGTAAAAATTACTTTTGTAAATCGTTCCCGCAGGAGTCCTTACGTTCTGGCCATAGAAAAAGCTCAATAGAGGTTCAGGGTGATATGATGAAATCAAAAAGACACCTTAAAATACTGGAAATTGTCAATAGCAAAATAATTGAAACCCAGGAAGAACTGGCAGAGCAGTTGAAATGGGCAGGATTTGATGTCACGCAGGCTACTGTTTCCCGTGATATAAAGGAACTCAGGCTGGTTAAAATCCCGATTGGGGACAACCATTACCGTTACGGGGTTCCCACGGCAACAATCAACTTACATAATCAGGAACGTATGAAGACCATGTTCCGGGATTCTGTGGTCAAATTGGACTATTCGGAAAACATCATCGTAGTTAAAACCTTGCCGGGAACTGCCCAGGCAGTAGCCTCCACCATTGACGGCGCCAACGATCCGCATATAATCGGCACGGTGGCCGGTGATGATACAATACTGGTGGTAGTCAAGCCCATACAGGCCTTGCTTTCGGTCTTTAATAAATTTACCGCTCTCACACAACGGAGGGGTTAAATTTGATTATCAGGTTAATTATAAAAAACTTTGCTTTAATCGATAATATTGAATTGGAGATATCACCCGGATTTAATGTCCTGTCGGGGGAAACAGGGGCCGGAAAATCCATAATAATTGACGCTATGGGAGTTATTATCGGTTCTGCCGGTTTGCATGAGTACATAAGAACCGGGGCCGACAAAGCTTTGATAGAAGCTCTCTTTGACATTTCCGGTTACCGGGCTGTAGCAGCTAAACTGGAAGATATGGGTTTTGCATCGGAGGACGGTACTTTGCTTCTAACCCGGGAATTGCAGCGCAATGGTAAAAACATCTGCCGTATAAACGGGCGCACTGTTACTTTGTCCATGTATAAGGAAATCGGTGAATTACTTGTAGATATATACGGTCAAAATTACCAGCAGTCGCTGCTTCGCCGTGAAAAACACCTGCTGCTGCTTGATTCCTTCGGCGGGGAGGCTATAAAACAAAAGCTGGAGGAAATTTCAGCGGTGGTTGAGGAGTACAGGCGTGTTAGAGTAGCCCTGGAAGGACTGCAAACGGATGAGGCTGATAAGGCCCGGCGGTTGGATATGTATAACTACCAAATGCGGGAAATTGATGAAGCTCAACTGGACCCCAACGAAGAAGAGCGACTACTGGAAGAAAGAAAAGTAATGGCCAATGCTGAAAAACTTGCCGAACTTGCTGTCAATGCCTATAATCTATTGTATCTTGGTGATGCGCCTCAGCTCTCGGCTTTGGATTTACTGCACAAAGCCCTGATGTCATTGCGGGAGCTTGTCGGGATTGATTCTTCCATGGCTCATGTTGCAAAACAGTTGGAAGAAGCCTTGTACCAGATTGAAGATTGTGCTTCCGAAATCGGTGATTATAAAAATAATCTTAATTTTGATCCAGTACTGTTGAATGAGATCGAAGACAGGCTGGAAAAGATTAATAAGATTAAGCGCAAGTATGGCAGTACAGTTGCGGATGTTTTAAGGTACAGGGAGGAAATAGCGGCTGCCATTGAACAGATTACTTATGCCGATGATGAAATACAACGCCTGACGGAAAAGCTGCGGGAATTAAAAGTTAAATACGATACGGCAGCAGAAAAATTATCAGCTTTAAGAAAGGCAGCGGCCCAAAAGATAGAAGAAGAAATTTGCCTGGAGTTGGCTGACCTGAATATGCCGTATGTAAAGTTTAAAGTACAGTTTTGTGAGCGCGAGGAAATATCGGCCAAAGGAAAAGATGATGTTGAATTCCTGCTGTCACCCAACCCCGGCGAGCCTTTAAAGCCTTTAGCAAAAATTGCCTCCGGAGGAGAAACTTCCCGCATTATGCTGGCTATGAAAACCATTTTGGCAAAGGTCGATGAAGTGCCGACCCTAATTTTTGATGAAATTGATGCTGGGCTTGGAGGAAGCGCCGTACAGGCCGTGGCCCGAAAACTGGCTTTTATTGGCGGCAACTGCCAGGTTATTTGTGTCACCCATTCACCAGTTACAGCAAGCTTTGCCGATACCCATTTTCATATATTGAAAGAAGCAGGAGAGAATAAAACTGTTACCAAAGTCTTTGCATTGAACGGAGAAGCCAGAATTAATGAAATTGCCCGCATGCTCGGCGGAGCCAATATTACGCCCACTACTTTAAAAAATGCCGAAGAAATGCTGCAACATGCGCAGCGAATAAAGGGGAGTACCAACAGGGGCAAATGATTCCTCCGCTCTGGGCAAAATCTCCATCGGATAGCCATTCCCGCTTACTCGGATTGCCGTGGATGATTTTAGCCCTGCTCCGGAAAACATTTGTTCCTGTTCTAGGTAAAACTTAGTCCGTCATCAATCTAAGTTCGTCAACATATTTGACGAACTTTTTTTGTATCCAGGGTGCTTTTTTAATTTTTCCGAAATTAATAAAAAAATAGCTGTTAAATTTAAGAATAATTTTTTTCACTGAATAATACGGAATTTTTCAAATAATTGCCCAAAACCCGTAAATAATTCTGTTTAAATTTAATTTTGCCAAGAAAACTCATTATTTCTTGTTATAAAACCAAAATGAATCGGATAATTTAAGTTTAGAACTTGCAACAAAACGTTTCCAAGCGCATAATTCAATAGTTTTTCAGGAAAAATATGGAGGTGGTTCAGACCTGGACAGCGGGAGCGTGATGATGTGGATGTTAAAGGTTATCGCAAATTAACCGGCATAGTTTTAGCATGTTTGATTGTTATTTTCAGTTGCACACCGCAAATGCGATATTTTTATAGCTTGCCGACTTACCAAAAAATAACCGTAGGCGACTATCTTGATTTAAGTTTTGAAAAAGCTCAAATTTCAAAAACCATCCAAAATACCTTGAAACTAAATATTGATGGAGAAAAACAAAATATATTGCGCGTTGATAAAAGCAAAATAAATGCATTAGTTGCCGCTAAACCGGGTGTCGCCAACCTGCAGTTAAAGTTATTTGGCCTCATACCGTTAAAAACCATGCAAGTGGAAGTTGTTCCTTCCGTGAAGCTAGTACCGGGAGGACATTCTGTAGGGGTGATGCTACATTCCGAAGGCGTATTGGTAGTTGGACAATCGATAGTTGAGGACGCAGAGGGAAATAAATCGAATCCGGCTAAGGAAGCCGGTATTGAAGTAGGAGATATTATTTTAAAAATAAACGACGAAACAGTGGTAAATGACGAGCAGGTGGCAAGGCTTGTAAACGATTACGGTAAAACCAAAAAGCCGCTAAAAGTATTGATTAAGCATAATAAGAGGATAGAAGTAAAATATGTAAAACCAGTGTTATGCAAAGAAACCTCTAGGTATAGAATTGGCCTCTACATTCGTGATACGGCGGCAGGTGTGGGGACAATAACTTTTTATGACCCCAAAACAGGCAGATATGGTGCTTTGGGTCATATTATAACCGATGTCGATACCAAGAAACCTATTGACATTGCCAACGGCAAGGTAGTCAGGGCTGGGATTCAGGGTATCCAACCGGGCAGATGCGGACAACCAGGCGAAAAAATTGGCATGTTTATTGAAGACAAAGATTTTGAGGGTAATATTAAAAAGAATTGCCGTTTTGGTATATTCGGCACATTAAAAAAACCTCTGCAAAATCCAATTTATCCGGAATTGCCTGTAGCTTACTCAGACCAGATAAACACAGGTCCCGCTGAAATATTAACTGTTCTCGACGGCGAAAAGATAAACAAGTATAAAATAGAAATAGAAAAAATATTGCCCGAACAACGAAGTTCCGGGAAGGGAATGGTTATCCATATAACCGACCCTAGGCTGCTCCGGAGAACCGGCGGTATAATTCAGGGTATGAGCGGTAGCCCGATTATCCAGAACGGCCGGCTAATAGGCGCCGTGACCCACGTTTTTATAAATGACCCAGCTAAAGGTTATGGATGCTTAATCGAATGGATGCTTGATGAATGTAATTCATTCAACCCCAAGATAGGATGGAGGGCTAAAAGCTCTCCATCTCTATGTTTTTTTAGTACCTGTTTGTTATAAAAAAATTAAAATATGAGGCGATTATTAGGTATCATTCCTAAAAAAAGGATATGAGAATCGACGGAAAGAGGACTATTTTGTCTATATTTGTTTTAAAAATATTGCCAATTTTTTTGTTATTTATGAAGGACTTCCAAAGTTTGGCGTCGAAGTGAATATAGCGAATTGAAAAAAGTACCAGGAGGGCGGGTAGTGAAATGGTTTTATTCAAAACGATTAACATCGTAATTGCAGATGATAACAGAGAGTTTTGTGAACTGCTGAAGGAGTTCATCTCTCAGGAAGAAGATTTTAACCTGGTAGGGGTAGCCAATAATGGCGTTGAAGCTGTGGAAATCATAACCCGGGAAAAACCTGATGTTGTTGTGCTGGATATTATCATGCCGCATTTGGACGGAATAGGAGTTTTGGAAAAGCTGGCCAGCTCCGGTATGTCGCCGAAACCCAAAGTTATTATGCTTACTGCTTTTGGCCAGGAAACAGTAACCCAAAGGGCTATAGAACTGGGAGCCGATTATTACATATTGAAACCCTTTGATTTCTCTGTTTTGGCTACCAGGATTCGTCAGTTGGCAGAAGGCGAAACGGTTCCTACATATACACCACCTGTTAAAACGAAAAACCTTGATGTGGCAGTGACAAACATCATTCATGAAATGGGTGTACCGGCCCATATTAAAGGCTACCAGTACCTGAGAGATGCAATATTGATGGTAGTTGAAGAGGTTAACTTGTTGGGAGCGGTAACTAAAGAGCTGTATCCGATGATAGCGCAGAAATACTCTACTACACCCAGCAGGGTGGAAAGGGCGATCCGCCACGCTATAGAATTGGCTTGGGACCGGGGGAACGTGGAAATGATGAATAGGTTCTTCGGGTACACAATCAACCTTGAACGCGGAAAACCCACAAATTCTGAATTTATAGCCATGGTAGCAGACAAGCTGCGTATTAGCAAAGTGAGTTAATGACTCGGGAACCTGACCGTAAAGGTCAGGTTTTTCCTTGATTACAATTAATTATCTCCGAAAATCTTGTTAAATCCGGTTATTTCTTTTTAAATTATGGCAAAACTAATTATAAATGTATAACTACATAATCATATTTAATAAGCGCTAAGACTTGCAGCCTATTGCTGACTTGCTAGCCGTCAATAAATGGTGTAAAATTAAACATTAGGAATTTAAAAGATGGAAATTTGCACGCAAAATTATAAACATCAGTTACCATATTAATTTGCGGGAGCTGAATATTATGTTGTCTGTCAAGGGCATAGCCCGTGTTGATAAAAAGACCAAGCATCTCGTGCAGAGACTTGAACCTGGCAACATTGCGATAATAAATCACCAGGACCTGGACGAAGTTTGTGCGGAAGCTTTGGCAAAAGCAAAAGTTAAAATGGTGGTTAATGCCGCCCAGTCAATCAGCGGCAAATACCCTAACCAAGGGCCGATGGTACTGGCGGAAGCAGGTATTTTAATTCTTGATAATG
The Thermincola ferriacetica DNA segment above includes these coding regions:
- a CDS encoding DUF4352 domain-containing protein, yielding MKKYIIIILCVAFLLAGCTGSKVPAPKPDTTPNTNHLTAQKDGITLEVSRELKTFPKNMLATKEGYDIVGLSVIVINKSQQNVPISPDYVTLVAIDNTTYKYSEITESVTGKGAFRKVTLPPDYRGGGLLLFEIKKGIKINKVIYKDQMNHEFNINFESGESSSV
- a CDS encoding NAD(+)/NADH kinase; translated protein: MQKIGLIVNPGKPKVSVLAEEIADWLQAKGKRVILGTIGQGPQPESISNEMTIRECDCAIVLGGDGTLLHTARNKTLVGIPLFGINLGHLGFLTEVEVNDVIPSLEKLVAGDFQVEERMMLKATVVRDGRPLEQFFALNDAVVTKGAFARLIRLETYINDKFFDVFPADGLIISTPTGSTAYSLSAGGPLVMPHLDLMIVTPICPHTLYSRPLVIHGDSQVRTVICSKQGEIMLTLDGQDGYPVKHLDEIIIEKAECTTKLLKLNNRTFFEILRAKMKEGGSTDV
- the recN gene encoding DNA repair protein RecN; translation: MIIRLIIKNFALIDNIELEISPGFNVLSGETGAGKSIIIDAMGVIIGSAGLHEYIRTGADKALIEALFDISGYRAVAAKLEDMGFASEDGTLLLTRELQRNGKNICRINGRTVTLSMYKEIGELLVDIYGQNYQQSLLRREKHLLLLDSFGGEAIKQKLEEISAVVEEYRRVRVALEGLQTDEADKARRLDMYNYQMREIDEAQLDPNEEERLLEERKVMANAEKLAELAVNAYNLLYLGDAPQLSALDLLHKALMSLRELVGIDSSMAHVAKQLEEALYQIEDCASEIGDYKNNLNFDPVLLNEIEDRLEKINKIKRKYGSTVADVLRYREEIAAAIEQITYADDEIQRLTEKLRELKVKYDTAAEKLSALRKAAAQKIEEEICLELADLNMPYVKFKVQFCEREEISAKGKDDVEFLLSPNPGEPLKPLAKIASGGETSRIMLAMKTILAKVDEVPTLIFDEIDAGLGGSAVQAVARKLAFIGGNCQVICVTHSPVTASFADTHFHILKEAGENKTVTKVFALNGEARINEIARMLGGANITPTTLKNAEEMLQHAQRIKGSTNRGK
- a CDS encoding TlyA family RNA methyltransferase is translated as MEKMRLDMLLVEKGLFPSREKAKSAIMAGLVFVDGQRVDKAGTTVSVSADIEVQGNPIPYVSRGGLKLEKAIKEFSVRLEGKIVMDIGASTGGFTDCALQNGAAKVYSVDVGYGQLAWSLRRDPRVVNLERTNIRYLEKEKVPDNIEVITIDVSFISLNKVLPKAYELLQPEGQVIALIKPQFEAGREKVGKKGVVKDPAVHVEVIEKVITGAQDLGFVPVGLTFSPVKGPEGNIEYLLLLEKPANPRESTVDIDAWNIVLQAQHDFDKNN
- the argR gene encoding arginine repressor → MKSKRHLKILEIVNSKIIETQEELAEQLKWAGFDVTQATVSRDIKELRLVKIPIGDNHYRYGVPTATINLHNQERMKTMFRDSVVKLDYSENIIVVKTLPGTAQAVASTIDGANDPHIIGTVAGDDTILVVVKPIQALLSVFNKFTALTQRRG
- the spoIVB gene encoding SpoIVB peptidase, with the translated sequence MDVKGYRKLTGIVLACLIVIFSCTPQMRYFYSLPTYQKITVGDYLDLSFEKAQISKTIQNTLKLNIDGEKQNILRVDKSKINALVAAKPGVANLQLKLFGLIPLKTMQVEVVPSVKLVPGGHSVGVMLHSEGVLVVGQSIVEDAEGNKSNPAKEAGIEVGDIILKINDETVVNDEQVARLVNDYGKTKKPLKVLIKHNKRIEVKYVKPVLCKETSRYRIGLYIRDTAAGVGTITFYDPKTGRYGALGHIITDVDTKKPIDIANGKVVRAGIQGIQPGRCGQPGEKIGMFIEDKDFEGNIKKNCRFGIFGTLKKPLQNPIYPELPVAYSDQINTGPAEILTVLDGEKINKYKIEIEKILPEQRSSGKGMVIHITDPRLLRRTGGIIQGMSGSPIIQNGRLIGAVTHVFINDPAKGYGCLIEWMLDECNSFNPKIGWRAKSSPSLCFFSTCLL
- the spo0A gene encoding sporulation transcription factor Spo0A; translated protein: MVLFKTINIVIADDNREFCELLKEFISQEEDFNLVGVANNGVEAVEIITREKPDVVVLDIIMPHLDGIGVLEKLASSGMSPKPKVIMLTAFGQETVTQRAIELGADYYILKPFDFSVLATRIRQLAEGETVPTYTPPVKTKNLDVAVTNIIHEMGVPAHIKGYQYLRDAILMVVEEVNLLGAVTKELYPMIAQKYSTTPSRVERAIRHAIELAWDRGNVEMMNRFFGYTINLERGKPTNSEFIAMVADKLRISKVS
- a CDS encoding class I SAM-dependent methyltransferase encodes the protein MFEMIASPVKVAHLLMGNKIGPGATVIDATVGNGYDTLFLAEAVGVVGRVYGFDIQAEAIENTKLRLLKEGLLERVLLFHEGHENLAHRVTENIDGIMFNLGYLPGGDHRVITKPSTTIMALEGALKLLKPGGLATVVVYPGHEGGADEAQALDEYVAHLPKNTYSCVKITFVNRSRRSPYVLAIEKAQ